A single Cellulomonas sp. SLBN-39 DNA region contains:
- the leuA gene encoding 2-isopropylmalate synthase has translation MSEQTTTPGTTPRTTSAPAAGRNPQQPSGMPAHRYRPFHEQITVDLPDRTWPSRRMTTAPRWCAVDLRDGNQALIEPMSPARKLEMFELLVSMGYKEIEVGFPSASQTDYDFVRMLIEEGRIPDDVVIQVLTQAREHLIERTYESIAGAKQAIVHLYNSTSVLQREVVFRSDEDGIADIAVSGARFCKKYEELVPDTEVFYEYSPESYTGTELEYAVRVCNAVLDVLEPTPERKVIINLPATVEMATPNVYADSIEWMGRHLHHRENVVISLHPHNDRGTAVAAAELGYLAGADRIEGCLFGNGERTGNVDLVTLGMNLFSQGIDPQIDFSDIDRVRRTVERCNQMPVHERHPYGGDLVFTAFSGSHQDAIKKGLDALQVRADAAGTSVDEVEWAVPYLPIDPKDVGRSYEAIIRVNSQSGKGGISYLLKSERDLDLPRRLQIEFSQVVQRHTDTYGTEVTADELWSIFSDEYLPATPGGHLEPWGRFALRGTRATSTEGGQDTLEVDLVDRGVERTLRGTGNGPVAAFVDALAEVGVRVSVLDYAEHALSSGGDATAAAYVECAIGDDVLWGVGIDPSITTASLKAIVSAVNRHER, from the coding sequence CCAGCAGCCGTCGGGCATGCCGGCGCACCGCTACCGCCCGTTCCACGAGCAGATCACCGTCGACCTGCCCGACCGGACCTGGCCGTCGCGGCGCATGACGACCGCCCCGCGGTGGTGCGCGGTCGACCTGCGCGACGGCAACCAGGCGCTGATCGAGCCGATGAGCCCCGCCCGCAAGCTCGAGATGTTCGAGCTGCTGGTCTCGATGGGCTACAAGGAGATCGAGGTCGGCTTCCCGTCGGCGTCGCAGACGGACTACGACTTCGTGCGGATGCTCATCGAGGAGGGCCGCATCCCCGACGACGTGGTCATCCAGGTCCTGACGCAGGCGCGCGAGCACCTCATCGAGCGGACGTACGAGTCCATCGCGGGCGCCAAGCAGGCGATCGTGCACCTGTACAACTCGACGTCGGTGCTGCAGCGCGAGGTCGTGTTCCGCTCCGACGAGGACGGGATCGCCGACATCGCCGTCTCGGGCGCACGGTTCTGCAAGAAGTACGAGGAGCTCGTGCCGGACACCGAGGTGTTCTACGAGTACAGCCCCGAGTCGTACACGGGCACCGAGCTGGAGTACGCGGTGCGCGTGTGCAACGCGGTCCTCGACGTGCTGGAGCCGACGCCCGAGCGCAAGGTCATCATCAACCTGCCGGCGACCGTCGAGATGGCCACGCCCAACGTGTACGCCGACTCGATCGAGTGGATGGGCCGGCACCTGCACCACCGCGAGAACGTCGTCATCTCGCTGCACCCGCACAACGACCGTGGCACGGCGGTGGCCGCCGCCGAGCTGGGCTACCTGGCCGGTGCGGACCGCATCGAGGGCTGCCTGTTCGGCAACGGCGAGCGCACGGGCAACGTCGACCTGGTGACGCTGGGCATGAACCTGTTCAGCCAGGGCATCGACCCGCAGATCGACTTCTCCGACATCGACCGCGTGCGGCGCACGGTCGAGCGGTGCAACCAGATGCCCGTGCACGAGCGCCACCCCTACGGCGGCGACCTCGTCTTCACGGCGTTCTCCGGCTCGCACCAGGACGCGATCAAGAAGGGCCTGGACGCGCTGCAGGTGCGCGCGGACGCGGCCGGGACGAGCGTCGACGAGGTCGAGTGGGCGGTGCCGTACCTGCCCATCGACCCGAAGGACGTCGGCCGCTCCTACGAGGCGATCATCCGCGTGAACTCCCAGTCCGGGAAGGGCGGGATCTCCTACCTGCTGAAGTCCGAGCGGGACCTGGACCTGCCGCGGCGCCTGCAGATCGAGTTCTCCCAGGTCGTGCAGCGGCACACCGACACGTACGGCACCGAGGTCACGGCCGACGAGCTGTGGTCGATCTTCAGCGACGAGTACCTGCCGGCGACGCCGGGCGGGCACCTGGAGCCGTGGGGCCGGTTCGCGCTGCGCGGCACGCGCGCCACGAGCACCGAGGGCGGGCAGGACACCCTGGAGGTCGACCTCGTCGACCGCGGTGTCGAGCGGACCCTGCGCGGCACGGGCAACGGCCCGGTCGCGGCGTTCGTCGACGCGCTGGCCGAGGTCGGCGTGCGCGTGTCCGTGCTCGACTACGCCGAGCACGCGCTGTCGTCCGGCGGCGACGCCACGGCTGCCGCGTACGTCGAGTGCGCCATCGGCGACGACGTGCTGTGGGGCGTCGGCATCGACCCGTCGATCACGACGGCCTCGCTCAAGGCGATCGTGTCCGCGGTCAACCGC